A single genomic interval of Terriglobus albidus harbors:
- a CDS encoding cellulose synthase operon protein YhjQ/BcsQ, with protein sequence MDSNNPERSGEQKAADETPEDVAVLYSWANLQGAKYRDFSASRREFRAQMKHRAAEAAREAEEKAKTEAEEAARHEEAVAEKLSQEAADAEETQRAAAAAESARQAQKAAQDRLEAARHAEAAAAAEAAARRAEREAAEAHAHAEMQQRRWPNEQLQPAVPGEISDPYSKPTHDVEIEHHIHRPHTSSAERAAALRQSSAIRAAVRVQPGFSSGMKKVPIVDPVTPKQPERVVEQPAAQQEQQLRRGYRPDVPTAQMDAYREEPRYQAPQRSFIPAPEPPQPHFEDRPATMPRRPDVVEPPVEPVRNFIPAPPMPRQEPQPHEVTLPPVHETPLKNYPPQERVETMPEKREPVQPMYRPAPVRQSGMVPAAQREQSPVRPAWLYGEDRQQRPQPQPVQQQEPPQVPDTLQHSRERVASRWFALKGVFDHSQEQAEPQPARKPEYRVPTLVIFSLAGGVGKTSMVATLGRAMSSMGEKVLLTDTTSHGLLPFYFGARELRPSVVRTFSPPPGSTDAPIYLVNYELDQKGNDQATQEWVMDEVARNGQGAHRMIVDLSSGSSWLLRRLGRLNPTVIVPLAPDMNSVISLQAVEKFFHGVTDADGRPVRPSYVLNQFDSSLPLHLDVREVMRQLVGDRLLPFTIRRNPAVSEALAEGMTVIDYAPSSPVSEDFMNVATWVRAATAPATAGFRGARWTER encoded by the coding sequence ATGGACAGCAATAATCCGGAGCGGAGTGGAGAGCAGAAAGCTGCGGACGAGACCCCTGAAGACGTCGCCGTACTGTATTCGTGGGCGAATCTGCAGGGCGCTAAGTATCGTGACTTTTCGGCGTCGCGGCGTGAGTTCCGCGCCCAGATGAAGCATCGCGCCGCGGAAGCAGCGCGTGAAGCGGAAGAGAAGGCGAAGACGGAAGCCGAAGAGGCTGCGCGCCACGAAGAGGCAGTCGCCGAGAAGCTCTCTCAGGAAGCGGCTGATGCGGAAGAGACGCAAAGGGCTGCTGCCGCCGCTGAGAGTGCGCGGCAGGCGCAGAAGGCTGCACAGGATCGTCTGGAGGCAGCGCGTCATGCCGAAGCTGCCGCTGCGGCAGAGGCCGCGGCCCGCCGTGCCGAGCGCGAAGCCGCTGAAGCCCACGCTCATGCCGAGATGCAGCAGCGCCGCTGGCCGAACGAACAGCTTCAGCCCGCCGTCCCGGGCGAGATCAGCGATCCGTACAGCAAGCCTACGCACGATGTCGAGATCGAACACCATATCCATCGCCCGCATACCTCTTCTGCCGAACGTGCCGCTGCTTTGCGGCAGAGCTCTGCAATCCGCGCGGCGGTGCGCGTACAGCCCGGATTCTCATCGGGCATGAAGAAGGTTCCTATCGTTGACCCCGTCACACCGAAGCAGCCTGAGCGTGTTGTCGAACAGCCGGCAGCACAGCAGGAGCAGCAGTTGCGGCGCGGCTATCGTCCGGATGTTCCAACAGCACAGATGGACGCATATCGGGAAGAGCCGCGTTATCAGGCGCCTCAGCGCAGCTTCATTCCGGCTCCGGAGCCTCCCCAGCCGCACTTTGAAGACCGCCCGGCAACCATGCCGCGGCGTCCGGATGTCGTGGAGCCACCTGTCGAACCGGTCCGTAACTTTATTCCTGCTCCTCCGATGCCTCGGCAGGAGCCACAGCCTCACGAGGTCACATTGCCGCCCGTCCACGAGACGCCGCTTAAGAACTATCCTCCGCAGGAACGAGTTGAGACGATGCCGGAGAAGCGCGAACCGGTTCAGCCGATGTATCGCCCTGCGCCGGTGCGGCAGAGCGGTATGGTGCCGGCGGCTCAGCGAGAGCAGAGTCCGGTGCGTCCGGCATGGCTGTATGGTGAAGATCGCCAGCAGCGTCCGCAGCCTCAGCCTGTGCAGCAGCAGGAGCCGCCGCAGGTTCCTGATACGCTGCAGCACTCGCGTGAGCGTGTTGCTTCGCGCTGGTTTGCTCTGAAGGGTGTCTTCGATCACTCGCAGGAACAGGCCGAGCCGCAGCCTGCACGCAAGCCGGAGTATCGCGTTCCAACCCTGGTGATCTTTTCGCTCGCCGGAGGTGTCGGTAAGACCAGCATGGTGGCTACGCTGGGCCGCGCCATGTCCAGCATGGGTGAAAAGGTACTGCTGACCGATACCACATCACATGGTCTGCTGCCGTTCTACTTCGGTGCGCGTGAACTGCGTCCGAGCGTGGTGCGGACCTTCTCGCCGCCGCCTGGAAGCACCGACGCGCCCATCTACCTGGTGAACTACGAGCTCGATCAGAAGGGCAACGATCAGGCAACCCAGGAGTGGGTGATGGATGAGGTCGCCCGCAACGGTCAGGGCGCGCATCGCATGATCGTGGACCTTAGCTCCGGTTCGAGCTGGTTGCTGCGCCGCCTGGGACGCTTGAATCCCACAGTGATTGTGCCTCTGGCTCCCGATATGAACTCGGTCATCAGCCTGCAGGCCGTGGAGAAGTTCTTCCACGGAGTCACGGATGCCGATGGACGTCCAGTACGGCCGAGCTATGTTCTGAATCAGTTCGATTCTTCACTGCCGCTGCACCTGGATGTACGTGAGGTGATGCGGCAGTTGGTTGGCGATCGTCTTCTGCCCTTTACCATCCGCCGGAACCCGGCGGTAAGTGAGGCGCTGGCAGAGGGAATGACGGTGATCGACTATGCTCCGTCGAGCCCTGTCTCTGAAGACTTTATGAACGTGGCAACGTGGGTACGCGCGGCTACCGCGCCGGCAACAGCCGGATTCCGCGGAGCAAGGTGGACGGAACGATGA
- a CDS encoding ATP-grasp domain-containing protein, giving the protein MSDGKETILCITSYEKGKAFLSEAAGLGCNVLLLTVEKLKDASWPREALADLMTMPEGLTPEQVLNTVTYRARHQRIDRIVALDEFELESAALIREHMRLPGMGQSTTRFFRDKLAMRQRAQRAGVLVPEFTPILNYDDLREFMQSVPGPWLLKPRSSASAIGIQKIHQPQHLWPLLDELGDKQSHYLLERFVPGEVFHVDGVTWKQRILFSAVHQYGAPPMKVMHEGGVFTTRAIHRESLDARMLVEAHGVVIPALGMVSGVTHTEFIKADEDGEFYFLESAARVGGAYIADVIEHSTGINLWREWAKIEVASMSGVEYDLPRPKSLYAGSVLCLAKMAEPDLSPFDAPEVVETLKRHHHAGLIVASESAERVNTLVQQYSAEFLERFCATAPVPDRPVG; this is encoded by the coding sequence ATGAGCGACGGCAAAGAGACGATTCTGTGCATCACCAGCTATGAGAAGGGCAAGGCGTTTCTCAGCGAGGCCGCAGGGCTCGGCTGCAATGTCCTGCTGCTCACGGTCGAAAAGCTCAAGGATGCATCGTGGCCGCGCGAAGCCCTGGCCGACTTGATGACGATGCCTGAGGGGCTTACCCCGGAACAGGTGCTGAATACGGTGACCTATCGGGCACGGCACCAGCGCATTGATCGCATCGTGGCTCTGGACGAGTTCGAACTCGAATCGGCGGCGCTGATCCGGGAGCATATGCGCCTGCCGGGCATGGGGCAGTCGACCACGCGCTTCTTTCGCGACAAGCTGGCGATGCGGCAGCGCGCCCAGAGAGCGGGCGTGCTTGTGCCGGAGTTCACGCCAATTCTGAACTACGACGATCTGCGGGAGTTCATGCAGAGCGTTCCGGGGCCGTGGCTGCTGAAGCCGCGTTCCAGCGCCTCAGCAATTGGGATTCAGAAGATTCATCAACCACAGCATCTCTGGCCGCTGCTGGATGAGCTCGGTGACAAGCAGAGCCACTATCTGCTGGAACGCTTTGTGCCCGGTGAGGTCTTCCACGTCGATGGTGTGACCTGGAAGCAGCGCATCCTTTTCAGCGCCGTGCATCAGTACGGTGCTCCACCGATGAAGGTGATGCATGAAGGCGGCGTGTTCACCACGCGCGCCATCCACCGGGAGAGCCTGGATGCCCGCATGCTCGTCGAGGCTCACGGAGTTGTGATCCCTGCGCTAGGGATGGTGAGCGGCGTGACCCATACCGAGTTCATCAAGGCAGATGAGGATGGAGAGTTCTACTTCCTCGAATCAGCCGCCCGCGTTGGTGGAGCGTATATCGCCGATGTCATCGAGCACTCGACCGGGATCAATCTCTGGCGGGAATGGGCGAAGATCGAGGTCGCATCGATGTCCGGAGTTGAGTACGACCTGCCTCGCCCGAAGAGCCTCTATGCCGGCAGCGTGCTCTGCCTGGCAAAGATGGCGGAGCCTGACCTCTCCCCGTTCGATGCTCCGGAGGTGGTCGAGACGCTGAAACGTCATCACCACGCCGGGCTGATCGTTGCCTCCGAGAGCGCGGAACGGGTGAACACGCTGGTGCAGCAGTATTCGGCGGAGTTCCTGGAGCGTTTCTGCGCCACGGCTCCCGTTCCCGACAGGCCCGTAGGCTAG